In Mycolicibacterium lutetiense, the sequence TGGCGACGCGCCGGACAGATTCATCGCCAGCGCTGCATTGCCCGCTTTGAGCAGGCCCGAGTTCGTCATGAAAGAGCCGGCGCCGACCACCGTGACGGTGCGCTGCCCGTCGCGGTAGCGGACCAGCGCGCCGTCGTAGCACGACGTCAGCGACGTCCCGTCGGCGGCAGTGTAGGTATCGGTGGTGCCCAGCTGTATCGTTCCGGCCCGGTTCGCCTCGGGCAGTTCACAATCCGGCTCGGCACCGCCGAACTCCGTGGGCTTGCCGAGCCGGATCTGCGGAGCCAGCTTCTCCCGGGTGAGACCGGACGGCGCGATCAGCAGCAGGTCGCCGGGGGTATCGGTGAGCCGGTCAACGGTCTCGTCGCTGGACAGAAACAGCGTCTGCGCCACCACCAACAGGGTGTCGGGCCGGGCGGCCTGTTTCACCGCGTCCACATCGGCGGCGGTGATCACCTCGACGCCGTGATCCCGCAACAGACTGACCAACGCGTGCGTGCCGACCGGCGACGTCGACTCGGGATCCATCGCGCCACCCGGGCGCGGTGCGGTCAGGTACACCGTCACGACGGACACCGCGACGATGACGGCCAACGCCAGCAGCACCCAACGTGCCGTGCGGAACCGCTCTCTCATCGCGCTCCAGCAGTATCGAGGGCCGCGATCTGCCGGTAGGCCGATTCGGTTCCCGGCTGCTCACCGTAGGTGACGTCGTTGAATGTGGTTGCCGCGCTGAACAGTCCGGCCGACATGCCCGGTAGTGCGGCCGCGGCGTCACGGGCGAGTTCGGTGGCGGTGCGGCCCGGGACCGCGTCGAGAACCCCGGTTTCTTCAAGGTGACGGGCCAGCGCACGCACCCGGTGACGAATCGCAGCCGACCAATCACCCTGCGCAGCATATTGTTCGGCGACCGAACGGTGTTGTGCGGCGGTGAGCTCCTCGTTGCCGAACAGGGCATGGTCCGCGCCGCGCGCCGTACGCATGGTGCGCCGCGCGATCCGTACCGCCACCACAACGGCCACCACGAGCAGGATCGCCAGCACCGAGATGGTGAACCAACCACCGGGGATCTCCGAGCCCGCGGCGGTGAGGCGGTACAGCAGATCCTTGAGCCAGTCACCGATCTGATCGGTCGGTGACGCCCGCGGGTAGATCGGCTTGGTCAGCTCGTTCTGCGCGGCGTCGTGCGCGGCGTCACGGTCGATGTCGATGCCTGTCACCTCAGACGTACCGCGGCAGCCATAGTTGGTCGGCAGTTTCCACCGGTGCGCCCGCACCCGTCTGCAGCATCAGGTCGAACGCCTCGGCCCGGAACCGCCGGTCGGCGTAGAGCAGGACCACCACGCCCGCATTGAACGGTGCGGTGACGATCTGCCCGATCGCGGCGCCGACGGCACTCAGGATCAGCGCCGGCACCGTGGGGGCCTCGGCGACCATCGACATGGTCTGCCCAGCCACGTTGAACGGCGCACCCACACCCCAGGCCATCACCGCGGCCACGATCGTGGCGAGCACCCAGATGCCGAACACGCGCCAGAAGTCCTTGTTCACCAAGGTGAATGACCGCTTGACCGCATCGACGATGCCGCGCTGTTCCAGCACGATCACCGCGGGGGCGAACAGCAGAACCGTCGACCCGTAGAGCACCCCGACCAGCGCGAGCAGCACCAGTGGCATACCGACAGCCAACGCCGCCAACCGACCGCTGAGTGCGCCTGCACCGACAATCACGACCACGACGCCCGCGGCGACGACGACCAGAGCCAGGGCCTGCAGCGTCGTCAACCCGATCAGCGCCGGTAACCGTCCGCGCAGCCGCCGCCAAGCCTCGCCGATGGTGATGGCTCCGCCGAACACCGAGCGGCCGATCACCACCGTGAGCATGCCGCTGAGCAGAAGCGAGGCAAGCGTCGTGACGACGAAGCCGACGAACCCACCGGTGGCAAACGCCGCGAGCGTCCCGGCCGACGGACCTTCGCCCTGCAGCGTCGAGTCGAACTCGCCGAGTGCCGACAGCGGCCCGACTTGCAGTGCGAGCGTGATGATCTGCGACGCCAGAACCACCACGGTGGCCAGGCCCAGTGTCGCTTTCGGGTTGGTGCGGACGTAGGCGACCGCGCCGTTGAAGATGTCGATCAGGCTCAACGGGCGAAGCGGGATGACGTTCCCCGCCGAAAAGCCAGGAAGGTATGGCTGACCCGTCGTCATAGTTTCACCGTAGTTGCCGGTCACTAACTACGGTGAGGGGATGTCGACCGAGATCATCGTGCGCGGGTCGTTTTCCGCCTTTCAGCCGCCCGAACGTGCGACGGCCCATGCCACGCTGGGCTACGAGGGGCCGGCGATCGAGCCGGTGTACGAGCGGGTGGTCCGCGACCTGGACGCGGTGAAAGCCACGATCACCCCGCTGCACAACCGCGACGCGGGCCCGATCACCTGGTGGTCCACCGGCCAGGTCCGCACCTGGGCCAACCGGCCGTGGAACAACGAGGGCAAGCAGTTACCGCTCGTGCACCATGCAAGCGTCGACATCGAGGTCAAGTTCAGCGATTTCACCGCGCTGTCGCGATGGGTCGGCGGCCATGTCACCGAAACCGGCGGCTTTTCGTTGGCGCGGATCGAATGGGCGTTGACCGTCAAGCATCGCGATGAGTTGGTGGAGCTGGTGCACACCCGCGCCGTGCAGGACGCCGTCACCCGGGCCCAGCGCTATTCCGACGCACTCGGCCTCGGACCGGTGCGGCCGGTGGTGATCGGCGACGCCGGCATGCTGGCCCGGGCGCCGGAGGATTCGTCGCCCCCGCGGATGATGCGCGCCATGGCGACCCACGGCGGTGGGGCGCCCGAACTGGACTTCGCCCCCGCCGATATCGAGGTGTCGATGTCCGTCGATGCGAAATTCGTGGCGGGCGAGAACTGATCGCGGCGTAGGTTGACCTCATGGCCGAGCTCAAGGACACGCTGCGCGCAGATCTAACCGCCGCGATGAAATCGCAAGACAAACTGCGTACCGCGACCCTGCGCATGATGCTGGCCGCTGTCCAGAGCGAGGAAGTCTCGGGCAAACAGGCCCGGGAACTGTCCGACGCCGAGGTGATCGCGGTGCTGGCCCGCGAATCGAAGAAGCGCGGCGAGGCCGCCGAGATCTACACCCAGAACGGCCGGGGCGAATTGGCGGCCAACGAGCACGCCGAGGCCAGGATCATCGACGAGTATCTGCCCACCCCGCTGACCGACGCCGAGTTGGCCGACGTCGCCGACACCGCCATCGCACAGGTAGCCGAGCAGATCGGGGAACGCCCCGGTGTGCGTCAGATGGGCCAGGTGATGAAGGCCGCCACCGCGATCGCTGCGGGCAAAGCCGACGGCAAGCGGTTGTCGGCGGCGGTCAAGTCGCGGCTCTGACTCAGGTCGGGATCCGCCACAGCGCTTCCTGGCTGACGCTGGCGATCAGCGTGCCCGCGGCGTCGTAGAGCGAGCCGCGCGTCAGGCCACGGGAATCGTTGTGGTTCGCCGCTTGCAGCTCGTAGCGGTGCCAGCCGTGGGGCAGAAACGGCCGGTGGAACCAGATGGAGTGGTCCAGGCTGGCCGCGAAGCCAAGGTCGGGCCGCAGCGGGACCGTCGGCGGAAGCGCTGAGGGGACCGGGCCGAGGTCGGACATGAAGGTCAGCGTGCAGGCCCGGATCATGGCATCGTCCTCGATCTCGGATTGCGCGCGGATCCAGAACGGCGAGATCGCGAACTCGGAGTCGTCGGACGGCATGGTGCGCAGATCGAACTTGTCGCCGAAATCCAGGACGTTGGGCTTCGGCGCGGCCGCATCGAACTCGAGCTTGGGCGGGGCGTCAGGAGACCACTCCAGACCGGGTTCGGGGTGATGGAACGAGGCGATCATCTCCAGGATCACCTTCCCGCCCTGACTGGCGGTGACGTGCCGGGTGGCGAATGCGCGTCCGTCGCGGATGCGGTCGACGTGGAACTCGACGTCGGCGTCGTAGCGTCCACCGCGGACGAAGTAGGCGTGCAACGACTGCGGAAGCTTGCCGTCATCCACGGTGGCGCCCGCCGCGCCCAGCGACTGGGCGGCGATCAGCCCGCCGAAGAGTCGCTCGGTACCACCTCGCCGCGGTTCACGAATGCAGAAATCATCACCATTGCGGTCGAACTGCAACAGTTCGGCGATCCAGCTCAGCGCGGCCATCGGCCGAGGCTATCAACCGCTTGGTTGGGGTCTTGGTCACACTCGCGCGAAATAGCTCTGGCCATCGGAGGCCATGCGCCCGAACGCCGCCTTGAGGACCGGCGCCAACGCTTTGAACGGGATCGCGAACAACGGTTTCGGCTCGATCGCCACGACCCAGGTGAACTCGGTCTGCCCATCGCCGGTGGGTTCGACCAGATAGTCCTCGGCGAACCGGCGCAGCGCCGGAATGTTGGCGTGGTCGACGGTGAACGAGTACCGCCGGCCCTCCTCCCAGCGGAAGAACGTCTCATGCACCCGCGCGATCCCCGGTGCCAGCGTCACCTCGCGGGAGGTGCCGACGCCGAACGGCCGCGGCGTCAACCAGGTCACGCGGGTGACCGACGGCCCCCACGCGGCCAGGGACTCATCGGACACCAGCGACTCCCACACCTTTTCGGGCGGCGCGGCGAACCGCTTCCGATAGGTGAAGATGTGCGGCGCCGTGGTGAAGAAGGCGTCGTCGGCGGGTTCCAGCGCGAACCGGGGCATGGTGCCAGCATGCCGCACAACGGCATTGCGGGATACTCGGATACCAGCGCATACCGGAGGGGGACCTATGACGGCGGCGCTCGCCGACCGCTACGAGCTACGTGGCGTGCTCGGCCGCGGCGGCATGGCCGAGGTACGCGATGGCTGGGACACCCGGCTGTCGCGCCCGGTCGCGATCAAGCTGCTCTATCCGGCTCTGGCCGCCGACGAGTTCACGCGTCGCCGATTCGAGGACGAAGCGCGCGCCGCCGCCGCACTGAACCACCCCAACATCGTCGCGGTCCACGACAGCGGTGACGACCACGGGACGCCGTACATCGTGATGGAACGGCTGCCCGGGCCCACCCTGGCCGAGGAGATCGCGGCCGGGCCGCTATCCGCCGACCGCGTGCGCTGGGTGCTGGCCGACCTACTGGGTGCGCTGACTGCCGCCCACAGCGCAGGCATCTTGCACCGCGACATCAAGCCCGGCAACGTCCTGATCGCCACGTCCGGCGCCGCCAAGCTTGCCGACTTCGGTATCGCCAAGACCGCCGGAACCGCCCACACTCACGCCGGAACCGTGTTCGGCACACCGGATTACCTCAGCCCGCAACGGATCACCGGCCAGCCGGCGTCGGCCTCCGACGACCTCTACGCCGTGGGAGTCATCGGCTATGAGGCGTTGACCGGGCGGCGGCCCTTCGACCGGGGCAACCCGATCGCCACCATGCGCGCAGTTGTCGACGAAGCCCTGATGCCGATCGGCATGCTGCGCCCCGACGTGGATCCAGCGCTGGTTCACGTCCTGGAGCGTGCGATGGCGCGGGATCCGGCCTACCGCTTCGCCGACGCCGATGCGATGCGGGTTGCCTTGCGCGCAGCCCCACCGGCACCCCCCGCGACCCTGATGCTGCCCGCCCCGCTGCCGCCGCGACGCTCGCGGGTCAAGATTGTGCTCGCGGCCCTGGCAGTCGTCGCTGCCGCCATCCTCGGCGCCATCCTGCTGATCGCCGACCCGCCACCGCAGCGCTCGCCCGTCACCCCGGTGACCTCTGTCGCGCCGACCGTGCCGGCCGTCACCAGCGTGCCCACCGTCACGCCGACACTGCCCGCGGACCAGTGGGAACGGGGCCCCGGCATCGGCAATGGGAACGGCCACGGCAATGGGAACGGGAAAGGCCAGGGGAATGGCAAGGGCAAGAAGGGCCACCCGCACGACTGACGGCTTCTGGCCCGCAAAAAAAGCAAGGCCCAGACCGGATTTCTCTGGTCTGGGCCTTGCTGCACTGTCGGGGTGGCGGGATTCGAACCCACGACCTCTTCGTCCCGAACTCCACGTCCTGGGCGTTTGATGATGCCTCGCGCGTTGGTCTAGTTGTATGAGTGCAGGTCATAGCGTTGGCAGTGTTGGCTGTAGATGATCGCTCGTGAAACTACTGCGGGCCAATTGCGGGCGGGGCTTGCCGAAACGGCAAGGAGAGTTGCCACGGTCACTTCGTCGGATTTGACGCCGCGGCTGGGCTGCTCGATCGCTCAGGCAGCCCAGCCAACGGAACGGCTGCTACCAGAACAGCATTGAGTCGCACACCCACTCGGGGAACTCGCCCCGGCAGATCGGGCAGTCGCCGTGCTGGGCGTAGTACTCGATGGCGGCCATATGGCCTCCTTTCCAAATAAGTAGAGCCCGCCGTGTTGCGGCCTCTATTCCTTACTTGTTCCGGAGCGCACGAATTACAGGGCGTGGCACAAACCCGCAGGTCCGGGGGGTGGGCCACGATCGTGACAGGAACCCGCCACCTGACCCCGCCCCAGTCAGGAAGCGCGATCTGTACGGAGTCTGGGAGATTACCGATATATCGCTAGATTCCCCAGACCCGTACACACGGAGACTCCTGACTGGGGCGGGGTCAGGAAGTTGGTGCTGGTCACGAAGTGTGACCGCCCCCCCCGGGGGGTGTGGTGTGCGGTCCGGCGCAGGTATCCACTCGGGCCTCATCGCCGTCATGGTGGGTCCTTGCCCGAAGAAAGGTTCGGAAGGCGGGTTTGACGCCGGACCGCGTATCCGTGACCGGGCTGCCTGAGCGACCGAGCCGCCCAGCCACGGAGGTCTCACTACGCCGTGGTGGCGATGTTGAGCAGTCGGAACGCCTGGGGCATCAGGACGTCCGAGCCGGTGCGCCACCACAGCAGGGCGCCGCGGCTGCCGTTGGGCCGGCGGTTGGCGCCGACGAGGTGGTCGACGCGTTCCATGGTGGCGCCGATGCGGTCGACGATGAGGAACTGTGACCAGTCGCCGTAGGCCAGCAGGTAGTTACTGGCAGTGGCCGCCGCGTTGAACGTGCCGTCCATGTTGGACTGTTCGTGCACCAGGCGACCGAGCAGTGAGGGCGGGTTGTCCTGCAGGCTCGGGAACTTCAGTGCACCGTTGGTGGTCTCCAGCTGCCGCAGCGTGTTGAGGATCGCCAGATTGGCAGCCCATCGCGCATTGGCCTGGAACCGAGGCGGCAAGGCGTTCTGCACCGCGTACACGTCACCGGATGCCAGGGTCTCGGCGACACCTGGGGCTACCAGCGGGACGGTGCCGGCCGAGGCCACCAGCGAGGTGATGAACCCGGTGGGCTCACCGGAACCGGAACCGGTGGTGTAGGCGGCATCCGAGAGCTGCAGCGCGGAATCCACCAGGATCTTCTGCAGCTCGGAGATGAAGTTGAGTGCGTCCTGTTCCACCTCGAAGCTGTAGGGCACGAACGCGCTACCGCGGTGCACGGGCACGCTCGGGTCATCGAGGGTCGGTGTGCCGTCCGAGGATTCCTCGAACTCGTCGCGCCACTCGGCTGTCACGCCGGCCGAGGAGACACCGTTCCACGAGTTGGTGGCGATGGTCTCGACGCGGGCGATCTGGCGCAGGCTCGACGTCGAGCCGTTGTTGCTCAGCAGGATCGCCGGGTCCAGCGACAGCGGCACCATGGCATCACCACCGTTACCGGATCCGCCGATACCGAGGGCACGCAGTTCGTCGCGCAGGGCCTCGACGCGGCGGTAGGCGTCAGCTTCCTCGGGGGTCCAGCGCAGGTGTCCGGTCGAGCCGCCGGTGTACCACTTGGCGAAGGCACGTTCATAGGCGTCTGAGCCGGCCGCGACGGCCCAGCGGGCAGCCCAGGTTTCGCCGTTGCCCACCAGGCGCTCGACGGTCTCAGCGCCACCGGTGTCGAGGGTGCCAGCCTTGATCTTGGCGTCAACCGTGCGCAGCGCCGCATCGCGGGTGCCGGTCAATGCTGGGGCCTGGTCCTCTCCGATGCCGCGGTCAATGCGCAGCCGGCCTCCACCGCGAGCAGCCTTGGCGATCTCGGAGGCACGGTCCATGTGATCCACGTGCTTCTCCAGATCGTCGAACTCCGAACGCAGCTCGGCGAACTCGACATCTTCAGCCTTGCTCATACGGTGCTTTGCGTTCAGCGCCTCCATCCGTTGGTGCGCTTCTGCCATACGGGTGACCGCTTCGGAGCGGGTCAAATTCACAAACATGGTTGTCCTCAATTCAGGGAATGCCAGGACACCGGCAGCACGCGCCACGGGGCGGCCTGGTCAACAAACAAGGGGGATTCGTCGGGGTGCTCGGCTGCGCCATCAGGGGCGCCGAACTGCGCGACGTGAGATGAAACCCGGTGCGGGAGCTTGCCGGTTCACCGCGGGCCGAGGATCTCGGGCCACTGCGAAGCGGTCATGCTCGCATACCGTCAACGCTGATTCTACTGCCATGACACGACGTTTCGCGTTAGCGCGTGTCGCTGGTCCACTCGTGCGGCACCGTGTCGGGCACCGCGGCCTCGGCTATGAACTCCCGCTGGATCGGGCCGTCGTCTGCCAGCACGTCACGGTGCACCATCGCCAAGGTGCGCCCGCCCCACCGGAACTCGAGTAGGTCGTCCTCGGTGCTGGGGTGCATCAGCACGCCGTGCTGACCGGTGGCATGGCACCAGGCGATGCGTTCGGCGCGGTCCGCCGGGTCCAGGCCGGCCACGGCTTCTGTCAGGATCGCCTGCACGCGGGCCTGGGTCTTCTCGTCGTCTGTGGTCACGGTTGAGCCTTTCAAATAGTTTGCTGGAGGGGACAGATTGTTAGCTGTGAGCGGATCGAACGCGGCGGAACGGGATCCGAACCCCTGCAGGTCAGCGGCTTGTGGGTGTGGAAAATGTCGGAGAGAGATTCGCCATAGGAGGCGGAGGGGTCGCCCCTCGGACGATCCTCGCGGCGCCCCTGCCCCCCTCCCACCTGCGGTTTTGCCTCGACCAGGCAATCGCGGTCCTCATCACCGCGGCTGCAGGGTTTGCTGGGCTGACCTTCGGGTTTGCTGGTGTGCTCATGCTGTGGCCTTTGGTGGTCGGCCTGCCTTGGGTTGGATGATGCGGCCGGCGATCACGCCGGGTGGTCGCTTGCTCGGTGTGAGGGTGTCGAACCATGTCTGGCACGACGCCAACGCTGGGCACCGGCGGCACAGTCCGAGGGCCTGGGCGTGACGCTGCTCGGTGGTCTCGGGCGCCTCGTGCTTATCGGCCTCGTCGAAAAGATGATGCTTGCCTCGACACCGGGCGCCGGGTAGTGCTGGGGCGGCACCGACAGCAGCGAGCAGGGTGCTGAGTTGGTCGGTCACGCTGTCTCCTCGGAGTCTTGGACGATGCGCCAGCGGGTTTCGCGCCCGTTGTCAGGGTCAGGCTCGGAGATGACGAGGCCGGTGCGCAGGACGGTTCGGCTGGCTGATTCGGCGTTGTGACCGGCCGCCTCCGCGGCGCGTGCAAAGTCGTCCTTGTTCACGAACTCGTTATTTGCTGGAAGTGTGCGGATGTAGTCACGCGCC encodes:
- a CDS encoding DUF4350 domain-containing protein → MRERFRTARWVLLALAVIVAVSVVTVYLTAPRPGGAMDPESTSPVGTHALVSLLRDHGVEVITAADVDAVKQAARPDTLLVVAQTLFLSSDETVDRLTDTPGDLLLIAPSGLTREKLAPQIRLGKPTEFGGAEPDCELPEANRAGTIQLGTTDTYTAADGTSLTSCYDGALVRYRDGQRTVTVVGAGSFMTNSGLLKAGNAALAMNLSGASPRVIWYAPQHFETESTGDGTLSELMPPQVRWIVLQLCLVVALLALAQGRRLGPLVTESLPVVVRASETVEGRGRLYRSRRARDRAAVALRTATLGRLLPRLGLNSADAPQAVVAAVAARCGTDSNTAGHILFGPPPTNDAELVHLAHQLDDIERQVAQS
- a CDS encoding DUF4129 domain-containing protein gives rise to the protein MTGIDIDRDAAHDAAQNELTKPIYPRASPTDQIGDWLKDLLYRLTAAGSEIPGGWFTISVLAILLVVAVVVAVRIARRTMRTARGADHALFGNEELTAAQHRSVAEQYAAQGDWSAAIRHRVRALARHLEETGVLDAVPGRTATELARDAAAALPGMSAGLFSAATTFNDVTYGEQPGTESAYRQIAALDTAGAR
- a CDS encoding SIMPL domain-containing protein, with translation MSTEIIVRGSFSAFQPPERATAHATLGYEGPAIEPVYERVVRDLDAVKATITPLHNRDAGPITWWSTGQVRTWANRPWNNEGKQLPLVHHASVDIEVKFSDFTALSRWVGGHVTETGGFSLARIEWALTVKHRDELVELVHTRAVQDAVTRAQRYSDALGLGPVRPVVIGDAGMLARAPEDSSPPRMMRAMATHGGGAPELDFAPADIEVSMSVDAKFVAGEN
- a CDS encoding GatB/YqeY domain-containing protein, whose product is MAELKDTLRADLTAAMKSQDKLRTATLRMMLAAVQSEEVSGKQARELSDAEVIAVLARESKKRGEAAEIYTQNGRGELAANEHAEARIIDEYLPTPLTDAELADVADTAIAQVAEQIGERPGVRQMGQVMKAATAIAAGKADGKRLSAAVKSRL
- a CDS encoding acyl-CoA thioesterase produces the protein MAALSWIAELLQFDRNGDDFCIREPRRGGTERLFGGLIAAQSLGAAGATVDDGKLPQSLHAYFVRGGRYDADVEFHVDRIRDGRAFATRHVTASQGGKVILEMIASFHHPEPGLEWSPDAPPKLEFDAAAPKPNVLDFGDKFDLRTMPSDDSEFAISPFWIRAQSEIEDDAMIRACTLTFMSDLGPVPSALPPTVPLRPDLGFAASLDHSIWFHRPFLPHGWHRYELQAANHNDSRGLTRGSLYDAAGTLIASVSQEALWRIPT
- a CDS encoding SRPBCC family protein; the protein is MPRFALEPADDAFFTTAPHIFTYRKRFAAPPEKVWESLVSDESLAAWGPSVTRVTWLTPRPFGVGTSREVTLAPGIARVHETFFRWEEGRRYSFTVDHANIPALRRFAEDYLVEPTGDGQTEFTWVVAIEPKPLFAIPFKALAPVLKAAFGRMASDGQSYFARV
- a CDS encoding serine/threonine-protein kinase yields the protein MTAALADRYELRGVLGRGGMAEVRDGWDTRLSRPVAIKLLYPALAADEFTRRRFEDEARAAAALNHPNIVAVHDSGDDHGTPYIVMERLPGPTLAEEIAAGPLSADRVRWVLADLLGALTAAHSAGILHRDIKPGNVLIATSGAAKLADFGIAKTAGTAHTHAGTVFGTPDYLSPQRITGQPASASDDLYAVGVIGYEALTGRRPFDRGNPIATMRAVVDEALMPIGMLRPDVDPALVHVLERAMARDPAYRFADADAMRVALRAAPPAPPATLMLPAPLPPRRSRVKIVLAALAVVAAAILGAILLIADPPPQRSPVTPVTSVAPTVPAVTSVPTVTPTLPADQWERGPGIGNGNGHGNGNGKGQGNGKGKKGHPHD
- a CDS encoding phage major capsid protein, producing the protein MFVNLTRSEAVTRMAEAHQRMEALNAKHRMSKAEDVEFAELRSEFDDLEKHVDHMDRASEIAKAARGGGRLRIDRGIGEDQAPALTGTRDAALRTVDAKIKAGTLDTGGAETVERLVGNGETWAARWAVAAGSDAYERAFAKWYTGGSTGHLRWTPEEADAYRRVEALRDELRALGIGGSGNGGDAMVPLSLDPAILLSNNGSTSSLRQIARVETIATNSWNGVSSAGVTAEWRDEFEESSDGTPTLDDPSVPVHRGSAFVPYSFEVEQDALNFISELQKILVDSALQLSDAAYTTGSGSGEPTGFITSLVASAGTVPLVAPGVAETLASGDVYAVQNALPPRFQANARWAANLAILNTLRQLETTNGALKFPSLQDNPPSLLGRLVHEQSNMDGTFNAAATASNYLLAYGDWSQFLIVDRIGATMERVDHLVGANRRPNGSRGALLWWRTGSDVLMPQAFRLLNIATTA